The following nucleotide sequence is from Tribolium castaneum strain GA2 chromosome 5, icTriCast1.1, whole genome shotgun sequence.
ATGAACCTTTTCAGGTCGTCGCGATTTTCCACTGGTTGTGAGTCCTCGCACTCCCCTTGCTCGATACACACAGGAAGAAGTCCGCATTTAAACAGTTCCAAATCGCACTTTGTCGTACTAAAATTATTCTGAAGCATGTGCTTCTGCATCTTCTCCAAACATTTGCAATTCCACGGATTTCCAAACAGTGTCAGAGTCATAGGTTTCGTGTCGTCTTTGAATTTTACGTTAGTCAAAAGATTGTAGCTTAGGAGCAGAGTCAAGCGTTCCGTTTTCACCTTCTTGAAGTAATTCAGTGAAAACGTTTCGAGTTTGTTGCTACTCAAGTCGAGGAAAGTCAGATCTTTAAAATCTTCAAATTCTGGAAGATTGATGTGATTAATGTTATTGAAGGAAAAGTCAAGCTTGTTTGCTTTGACTAAAGAGGGAACGTCGGAAACGTGCGATAGCTTGTTGTGACTGATTGTTAGTTCGCGTAGCTTGGGGGATTTTGATGCAAAACCGCCTTGCAAGTGTTCTAAATTGTTGTAGTCTAGTTGCAGGATTTCCAAATGTTTGTTGAAGGCGTCTTCATTAATATAGGATAGTCGGTTGTATCTCAATACGATTTTAGTAATCTCACTTTCGGCGAATGTATCCGCTGCGATCATCTCGATTTTGTTACGGGATAGgtccaaatttttgataaccgagctttcaaatgatttttctTCAATCAACTCAATGTTGTTGTTGACCAGACTCAACtgactcagctttctaaagcCCGAAAACGTGCCACTTTTCACTAGATTCAAAGCGTTCCCATAAAGCTTCAAGACTTTCAGTGTTTGACCTATCTGTTTGAAGGCAAATTTCTCGATTGTttcaatttgatcaacaataaacaGTATCTTAATTTCGTCCAGTTTTTCGAAACTGTTGCTTTTGATGGCAGACGAGCACGAAGTTTTGCCGGACTTGATTACAACATCAGTCCAATTTCCACTTTTGTAATTCCGAATATCAGACACACAGTCACAAAACATCATATACGATTCTTCACAATGACCGTAAATTCGGTTGAATGAACCGATTGCGAGGAGAATTAAATACGCAGCTTTAATCAACATCGTTAGTCGCAGACTGGTGCCGAAATTTATTAGCTTTATGGCTTTTTAAGAGCAAAGGTCGCAGTTCATCGCTTATCAGTTATCACATAATGtcgatatttatgtaaataatggTACTGAATTAAAAAGATGCTGTAAATACTAATTGGTATATTTTAGCATTGTAATGatacttattttcaagaaaaaagaGCTCACTGTCGATCGAGCTTTTATTGTCTGAAATAAAACggataatttacattttaactcgataattgaattaaattatgTATTTGTAATCAGTGTGTCGTTTATCGTATATGGAGAGTAACAGGTGGCAAGAACATAAAACAGATTCCTTGTTCTAAATAAGGTAATGAATTTTTCCGGATCGGAATCACtgtttaaacttttatttcgcTTTTGGATTTTTCAAGCGAGTGGAACCTTGAAACGAAAATGGGAATTTTAACCAAATCTTAGCCCATAAATCATTGTACATGTTTCGAAACACAATTGAAAgtctagaaaaaatattaaattaatatttcgtTATCCACCGCTGTACAGAAAAGGAAAAGGGCGTGTGGGTGGAATAGATGAAGTCTTTTTTCATCTTTGACAGCTTCTTTATTTCTGTGTGATTTATGTATTTGGCTCTTGCGAACTATCGATTGTAAGGTGTGTAACTTTTTCAGTTCCGTCCGAAACTTACGATTTTGTCAATAGTTCCGAACGAAACTAATTTTACAGACACAATAAGTTTCCGGATGTTGTTTACTGCTATTgtccattttttcaattttctcgCTGGAACTGCAGCAACTTTGATTCCAAGCATGATACGACCAAACCAGTCCACGAGTCTCTTTTTTCCGTCGAGATTGCCGAGGCAGACATCTTTTTGCACTTgctttcaattttaaaaagctATAAAATATAGGAATACAATTTTACATTTGACGTTTTATATATTTTGATCCGTCAGATACAGCTAGGGGCAATTCCAGATAAATGCTCTGAACAAGTTAAAAGCAAAACCGCCAAGCACTGCACCTAAATCGGATCTGCCGTTCGTTATCTGACGGAAACTTGTTGCCTGTGGATGCAAACGGTTCCATCAAActgttttttgaataatgtgAAGAAATGTGACTTCTATCGCAACTGCGGCTGCTTTCCGGATATTCTCTGCTGTGCAAGAATCTTTTTTATCGATCGACTTCGTAATTAgtaaagttttgttttgtaagCAAACAATTACCCCACAAATAAAAGgcaactgtaacagttttaaagAAACTCAAAGAGAAAGTAATTACACACCAATTGGGGTTGCTTGCTGCGTAACTCTCTATTAATCTCAAAATAATATTGGTGTTTTCGtaactttctttttcttgctCGAaacgaaaacaataaaatttgtttttttttcaaagttttaaataacacCTAAACAATTTTCACTACTGTTTCAATGTGAGGAAATAATTTTGCAGTACGTTTTGTTTGAATATTAATAAATGCAACGGCGCGGATATTTCCCCGAAAAATCGATATTGAATTTAACCCAAATGCTTTGTATTGTAATAGACAgcgtaaaatttattatttgaaaataagaCCCTCTTTTACGAAcaaacgattttttatttagttttaactttattttaatttacaccGAAGGTTCATTTTCACCActttaatttttgaccaaGATATAGCATTCCAAGTCACTATGCTTGCATAATAACCCTCTTTCCGACTTTCTACCACCGGAGCGTAAAACTAAATGGCCCATTAAACACCGTCCCAGATTAATGTAATAATTCATCAGAGCTTCGATGAGACAGGTTTCTAACACCAAGGACTCCAATAATTGCATATCTAAAACGTTCGTTAATTTCTCCATTACCATTCTGGGGTAAACCAAGCTGCAAATTATTACTAGGCCTGCCAGTTGACTAATATACCAAACCTACCTGTAACTCCGGCAATTGATGGTAAATAACTAGTTACATGTCAGACGCAGCCACGGAAATTAACAATGTTGTTGTCGATCCGATCGTCAGTGGGGCGTTTCAGCACATAGACAACCGATCTTTGATTCACTCTCctcttgtaataataattaatggaACTTCTAACAAAGTTAATTCGCCAAATGGATAGAAGTAATTTTATAAGAGTCGCCTGAAGAATTGTTTTACACGCACAAGTGTTAAACAGAAATGGTCTATGAAATGGTTTTGTGTTAAGTTCTGTGTTTCCATAATGTGCGTTGGTTAGCACTTTTATTGAATGTAGCCCCCGgtgtttaaaaactaaaccGTGAATTATTAAGGCATAAAATATAGACGGGAGAGATTACAACGTAATCCCGTTATTTATTGTTCTACTTAGAGAAGGTTAAAAAGTGTGACTAAAAATTTCGCCCTTTGCTTCTCTCCCTGAGTGTTTGATGTTTCCAAACTGCACTAAATACCCTTATTAATTAGTGATGATTTGACTGGAGAGGGTGACTCTCGTTACTGTTGATTTTGCCAAAGTCAGTAAAACTTGCTCGACAATCCGATTGTGTTGGTAAAAAACGGTCGCACTAATTAAAAGTTGTCGACGGAAACGAGTATTGAAACAATCAAATCgtcgaatatttttattgataattaTCACTTAAACAAACTGACAAACTTTACTCCTATTTGAGGACTTAAAcgattaattaaactttagaAACAGTTTGATTgcttttatcaaattaaaacttgaaaCTTTTGGTACGTTTACGGAGTTGGCGaacatctattaaaaaaatcagttcgAGAAACTTCAAGACGAATGTCAAGgaatgttttggttttttcataaaaaggTTTCCTCCAATAAGATTAGTCGCTTAAGCAGTTAATTAAAAGGAAGTCTGCGTTTGAGCCAAATAGCACATTTCAGCTCGAAACAATGGATACAAAGAAAGACATTATTGCTGCCAGACCCACAATAGAAACTAATTAATATAAGCATAATCGCTGATTATATCTGGAAGTGATCTTCCGTGCTTCTTTTGTGTCAAAGTCAAAGGGAAGCGAGGTGGTGCAGAAACGAGGCAAATTCCTCAAGCCCGTGACTCAATCAGGTGCAATTAAATTACATACTTTATCAATCTTGTTTTGTAACGATAAGaatcttttttctttaattttattatgcaataaaatttttaaacactcaATATAACACCACTTATTACGACCCAAATGACATacaagtaataaaagaaaatactttttgtaCATTGACACAATATTGCACGAATAAAATTAGCTTGCTGCACCTCATAATTAAGCTTTTTGCCAATAAATCTAACGAACTAACGGAGTTGCTCCATTTGTTTAGTTCGTTACATCGGTGTAAGGAGGAAgccataaaatcaatttattctGTATGCAGACATAATGCTATAAAGTATCTTAAGTAACTTGTTTGAACACTATAAGGAAGGCATTAGGTACTACATTTTAGTATCCACATTAGGTGCACTAATCCCAATCAAGTCACTTTGTACAGACTTGGGCACATTAcgaataagttaaattaagcTTCATGCACAAAAATTGTGCCAAAAGTTTTACCATTTgctttattacaaattaaatttcttcttAGCTCATTCTTGGTCCATTAGAGCTCGTCTAAAATTTTGGTCATCGTACGTAATGTTTTAAACTTTCAGAAGTCTCCGTGACAGTTATTATACCAAGCATTTCGTGTTAAACGAGGGAAGTTTCTCCGGTTGTATCaggaaaattataaaacggAAATCATGTCAGTTTGGTAAAATTGAGGAAGTTTTGGGTAAACtctgttgaaaataattaaagggCCCGATTATTTCGAATAAACCCAACAATCTA
It contains:
- the LOC103312989 gene encoding P-granule-associated novel protein 1; the protein is MLIKAAYLILLAIGSFNRIYGHCEESYMMFCDCVSDIRNYKSGNWTDVVIKSGKTSCSSAIKSNSFEKLDEIKILFIVDQIETIEKFAFKQIGQTLKVLKLYGNALNLVKSGTFSGFRKLSQLSLVNNNIELIEEKSFESSVIKNLDLSRNKIEMIAADTFAESEITKIVLRYNRLSYINEDAFNKHLEILQLDYNNLEHLQGGFASKSPKLRELTISHNKLSHVSDVPSLVKANKLDFSFNNINHINLPEFEDFKDLTFLDLSSNKLETFSLNYFKKVKTERLTLLLSYNLLTNVKFKDDTKPMTLTLFGNPWNCKCLEKMQKHMLQNNFSTTKCDLELFKCGLLPVCIEQGECEDSQPVENRDDLKRFMQVVQRQKGSLVCDVFRDTGPRFVVGIRSR